One Nostoc sp. UHCC 0302 DNA window includes the following coding sequences:
- a CDS encoding S-layer family protein, translating into MKVKSEYYQRWNSLLFSFGAVILTGCYASATFVISSPVNAQIVPDNTLPINSSVAPGCTACTIEGGTVRGSNLFHSFNEFSVPTSGEAFFNNAALIQNIFARVTGNLVSNIDGLMRANGIANVFLLNPNGIIFGKNAALNIGGSFLASTAKTINFADGTEFSAITQQAVPLLTISVPIGLQYGVNPRRIEVKGDSQGRRTTQELIDTTNALRVPATKTLALVGGDISLQGATLKTAGGRIELGSVKDNSFVSLLPISKGFALSYDGVQNFGNIQLSQLSSVDASGNASGDIQVQGRRITLSDGSGIETSTLGAEKGGNLVINATESLELFGRSADGQFFTGLFADTRSTGDAGDLKINTQNLLVQDGAQVSASTSGSGRSGFLTVTANDVQIMGTSVDGSSVSALYVLASSTGDAGKLTINTQKLLVQDGGQVIAGTISQGQGGFLTVNANDVQLISESADGQFPSGLFTSTYSSGNAGDLKINTQRLLVQDGAEVSASTFGRGKGGSLTVTAKDVQVIGQSADSQFPGGLFAQTQSTGDAGNLTINTQQLLVKDGAQVSAGTLGAGKGGSLTVTADDVQVVGTSANGQTKSGLFAVAGLGSTGNAGDLTISTDKLLVQDGAIVTVKSITEGIAGNLIINANSIRLNNNATIDANTQAVNTDPNIEQATINLRSRELILLRSSNITTNAFGENVIGGNINIDTDVLVAFDDSDISANSTDFRGGNVRIAAEAIIGTQFRNAPTSNSDITATGANPQFNGNVQINAPDVDPSQGLTTLPTNIIDTSQLIANSCIARSKRPEGKFIITGNGGSPVMPDDPAVASYQTYQIPTVTSASISTPQENTATDNKHELLTPAPLIEAKGWIYGSDGEVILTASAPTVAPDAPWSQLPTCSGS; encoded by the coding sequence CGATAAATTCCAGCGTCGCCCCAGGATGCACGGCTTGCACAATTGAAGGAGGAACTGTTCGAGGAAGCAACCTCTTCCACAGTTTTAATGAGTTTTCAGTACCTACAAGCGGGGAGGCGTTTTTTAACAACGCCGCATTGATTCAGAACATCTTCGCTCGCGTCACAGGTAACTTAGTCTCGAATATTGATGGGTTGATGCGAGCAAATGGTATTGCTAACGTGTTCTTGCTCAATCCCAACGGGATAATTTTTGGTAAAAATGCTGCTCTCAATATTGGTGGTTCATTTTTGGCAAGTACAGCAAAAACTATAAACTTTGCTGATGGTACAGAATTTAGTGCGATAACACAACAAGCTGTGCCTTTATTAACTATCAGTGTACCAATCGGCTTGCAATATGGAGTTAATCCCAGAAGAATTGAGGTTAAAGGCGATAGTCAGGGAAGAAGGACAACCCAAGAGCTAATTGACACAACAAATGCACTACGAGTGCCAGCAACCAAGACCTTAGCCTTAGTAGGTGGTGATATTTCGCTACAAGGAGCAACACTAAAAACAGCAGGGGGAAGGATAGAGTTAGGAAGTGTGAAAGATAATAGCTTCGTCAGCCTCCTACCCATCAGTAAAGGTTTTGCCTTGAGTTATGATGGAGTGCAAAATTTTGGCAATATTCAACTATCACAACTTTCATCTGTAGATGCTAGTGGTAATGCTAGTGGTGATATACAAGTGCAGGGTCGGCGTATCACCTTGAGTGATGGTTCAGGGATAGAAACAAGTACTTTGGGAGCAGAAAAAGGCGGAAATTTAGTAATTAACGCTACTGAGTCACTAGAGTTATTTGGTAGATCTGCTGATGGTCAGTTTTTTACTGGCTTATTTGCCGATACTCGCTCGACCGGGGATGCAGGAGACTTGAAAATTAATACTCAAAATTTGCTTGTGCAAGATGGTGCCCAAGTAAGTGCCAGCACATCAGGATCAGGCAGAAGCGGCTTTTTAACTGTCACTGCTAACGATGTGCAAATCATGGGTACCTCTGTTGATGGGAGTTCTGTCAGTGCGTTATATGTTCTAGCTAGCTCAACCGGAGACGCAGGTAAATTAACCATTAATACCCAAAAATTGCTGGTACAAGATGGAGGGCAGGTAATTGCAGGAACAATTAGTCAAGGTCAAGGTGGTTTTCTAACTGTCAATGCTAACGATGTGCAACTAATTAGTGAATCTGCTGATGGTCAGTTTCCTAGTGGTTTGTTTACTTCCACTTACTCAAGTGGTAATGCAGGGGACTTAAAGATTAATACCCAACGGTTGCTTGTGCAAGACGGTGCAGAGGTGAGTGCTAGCACATTTGGAAGAGGCAAAGGAGGTTCTCTAACTGTTACAGCTAAAGATGTGCAAGTTATTGGTCAGTCAGCTGATAGTCAATTTCCTGGCGGCTTATTTGCTCAAACTCAATCAACCGGAGATGCAGGCAATTTAACGATTAACACACAACAGTTGCTTGTTAAAGATGGCGCACAGGTGAGTGCTGGCACATTGGGAGCAGGGAAAGGAGGTTCTTTAACTGTCACTGCTGACGATGTGCAAGTTGTTGGTACCTCAGCTAATGGTCAGACTAAGAGCGGCTTGTTTGCGGTTGCCGGTTTAGGTAGCACCGGAAATGCAGGAGACTTAACGATTAGTACCGATAAATTGCTGGTTCAAGATGGGGCGATAGTAACTGTAAAAAGTATAACTGAAGGAATTGCAGGTAATTTGATTATTAATGCTAACTCCATTCGTTTAAATAACAACGCTACTATTGATGCTAATACCCAAGCAGTCAACACTGACCCCAATATAGAACAAGCTACTATCAATCTGCGCTCTAGAGAATTGATATTGCTTCGTAGCAGCAATATCACCACAAATGCTTTTGGAGAAAATGTCATTGGTGGCAATATTAATATTGATACCGATGTTTTAGTGGCATTTGATGATAGCGATATTAGCGCCAATTCTACAGACTTTCGGGGTGGCAATGTTAGGATTGCAGCTGAAGCTATCATTGGCACTCAATTCCGAAATGCACCAACTTCAAATAGCGATATTACCGCAACAGGTGCTAATCCACAGTTTAATGGCAATGTGCAAATTAATGCACCAGATGTAGATCCTTCTCAAGGTCTAACTACCCTGCCCACAAACATCATAGATACTTCACAGTTGATTGCTAATAGTTGCATTGCACGAAGTAAACGACCAGAAGGAAAATTCATCATTACGGGAAACGGAGGCTCACCAGTGATGCCAGATGACCCCGCAGTTGCATCCTATCAGACTTATCAGATTCCAACTGTTACAAGCGCAAGTATCTCAACGCCACAAGAGAACACAGCTACTGACAACAAGCATGAATTACTGACACCCGCGCCACTGATTGAAGCAAAGGGATGGATCTACGGATCTGATGGTGAAGTGATTTTAACTGCTTCTGCCCCAACTGTTGCTCCTGATGCTCCTTGGTCACAACTGCCTACTTGTTCGGGTTCATAA
- the glsA gene encoding glutaminase A codes for MQVKQQSGSLLIRRNSQFKINSTPIKLEALLDKPNINKSVNSRFHNYLIGLHQKYQSLKEGLLADYIPELQKANPEWFGISIVTTDGQIYQIGDYQQTFTIQSISKPFVYGMALENYGREVVLNRVGVEPTGEAFNSIALDQKNNRPYNPMVNAGAIATTDLLTVDDASKRLDKILNMFSRYTGRKHNVDWSVFLSEKVTGSRNKALAYLMHNSGIISGNIEETLDLYFQQCSISVSCHDLAMMGATLANKGVNPITGEQALNKYYVQDVLSVMHSCGMYDFAGEWAYRVGLPAKSGVSGGLVTVIPGKCGIAIFSPLLDAKGNSVRAIKVCEQLTRDFGLHLYNAVEPICDLAF; via the coding sequence ATGCAAGTTAAACAACAATCTGGGTCTTTGCTAATCCGTAGAAATTCTCAATTTAAAATAAATTCTACGCCTATCAAATTAGAAGCATTATTAGACAAACCTAATATAAATAAATCTGTAAACTCTCGATTTCATAACTATTTGATTGGGTTACATCAAAAATATCAGTCCTTAAAAGAGGGCCTACTTGCAGACTACATTCCAGAACTCCAAAAGGCAAATCCAGAGTGGTTTGGTATTTCAATAGTTACCACAGATGGTCAAATTTATCAAATAGGAGACTACCAACAGACATTTACTATCCAATCTATCTCCAAACCATTTGTTTATGGTATGGCATTAGAGAATTATGGACGGGAAGTTGTGTTGAATAGAGTGGGAGTAGAACCAACAGGCGAAGCTTTTAATTCAATTGCTCTAGATCAAAAAAATAATCGTCCTTATAATCCAATGGTAAATGCAGGCGCGATCGCTACAACTGATTTACTTACAGTTGACGATGCTAGCAAAAGGCTTGACAAAATACTGAATATGTTCAGTCGTTACACTGGACGGAAGCATAATGTGGATTGGTCTGTATTCTTGTCAGAAAAGGTAACCGGGAGTAGAAATAAAGCACTTGCTTACTTGATGCATAATTCTGGGATTATTAGCGGCAATATTGAGGAAACTTTAGATTTATATTTTCAACAATGTTCCATTTCAGTTAGTTGTCATGATTTGGCAATGATGGGAGCAACTTTAGCAAATAAAGGAGTCAATCCAATCACAGGAGAACAGGCACTAAACAAGTATTACGTGCAAGATGTACTTAGTGTGATGCATAGCTGCGGAATGTACGATTTTGCAGGAGAATGGGCTTATCGAGTTGGACTTCCTGCCAAAAGTGGAGTTAGTGGAGGTCTAGTTACGGTTATACCTGGAAAGTGCGGAATTGCTATCTTCTCACCTCTTCTTGATGCCAAAGGCAATAGTGTACGTGCAATCAAAGTTTGTGAACAGCTTACTAGAGACTTTGGACTACATTTGTATAATGCTGTAGAACCTATTTGTGACCTTGCATTTTAG